The Vanrija pseudolonga chromosome 1, complete sequence genomic sequence CTCCTTCAGACATGCTCCACTGACCCAACATGTGCTGTGACATGCCTCGTTACCATGTAAGCGGCGCCGTGCGCTGTCAGATACATTGGGATGTCGGGAtcggctcggcggtcggTCGTTCGGGGGCATCTTCCTATCTCCACTGAAGCGCACTCTGCTCCAACGCACGCGTTGCGCCTGGCTCCTTCACAGCCTCTTTCGCATTCCCCGCACACTGCACATGACCGTTTTGGAGTCCGGTGAACTGAGCCGCAGCTGTCGGGCGGAGGTCTTGCCGCGACTTTAACGACCCAGCCGATAGGTGCTCCAAGGGCCAATGAGCACCCTCACAGGCTGCGGGTGAGACTTCCGCGCAAGTCATCGCATCGGCCTCGGTCTCCAAGACGCCATCTCTCACCATGAACGCACGCATTGCTGCGCTTCTGCGATTCTGATTCTAGACGCTCAaccgccggcgagggcccATGCACGATAAAACTTGATGCGAGGTCATGTTGGCACTGCATGATCTGCAGACATGACGACGAGCATTGACAAGGACGACGCTGGGACAAGATCAACAGCTTCGACGCTCGCCATCCACGACGGCCATGACGCCATAAGCGAGAAGTCAAAGTCCGAGTCGAGTGACTCGCCAGCGTACGTACACTCAACAGGCCACTCTGACACCAACAGAGCAGAACTTGAAcccagcgccgaggcctCCCGCCCCGAGTCGACGATAACGGAGGATGCAGCACCGGAAACAGCactcgcgccgcctgccccgccgcAGCTCCCAACGGGGCGGAGATGGGCACTGACCCTCATCGTGATGTTCAGCATGGCGAtgaacggcggcgcgcaaaCGGGCCTCAACATCGCCCTGCCGCTCATCCAGACCGAGCTGGGCATCACCGAGGCCAACCTGCAGtgggtggcctcggcgttcTCCCTCACGAACGGCTGcttcctcctcatctcgGGGCGCGTGGCCGACGCGTACGGGCGCAAGCGGTGCTTCATCGGCGGCATGCTGTGGTATGCGGTCTGGTGTCTGGTCGGCAGCTTCATGCACTCTGGCCCGGCACTGATCGTGACGCGTGCGATGGCCGGTGCGGGCGCCTCCATGGGGTGGGTGTCGCGTAGAGAATACGAGGAGGGAGACTGGACTGACCCGGCCCCAGTATCCCCAGCGGTATGGGTATCATCGCAGGCAACCTGCacggccgccagcgcgcgacTGCCTTCGCGTGTTTcggggcgggcgcgccgaTCGGCGCCGGCACAGGCATGGTGATCGGCGGCCTGTTGACGGCTTACGCCAGCCAGACGTGGCGCGCCCTCCTGTGGATCTTTACCGGCCTTGGGGTTGTCATTGCGTCCTTCGCGTTCGTCTACGTccccgccgacaaggccaaggggcCAGAACATGACCGCCGGATCgactggctcggcgcggcaATGATCACCAGCGGTCTCGTGCTGCTCCAGTTCACTGTCAGCGACGGGgtcagcgcgccgcggggaTGGCGCGAGCCTTGTGAGTGTGGGCTGAGGGAAGCAAGTGCTACTGTAGCTGACAAACGTGCCAGACGTCCCTACCCTCTTCTCCGTTTCCATCATCCTCATCGCCGCCTTCTTCGTCTGGCAGTGGTACCTCAAAAACAAGACCACCTACCCCccgctcctccgcctcgcgctgtTCACGCGTGCGCGTGGCCGTCTTGGCGCGTACTACTTTGTCGGGTTCGTCGCGTGGACGGGCTTTGCGTCCATCTCATACCACGTCAACCTGTACTACCAGCAGGTCAAGCTCACCGGCCCCTTGGGCGCAGTGGTTCGCTTCCTGCCCGTCCCGATCTCGGGCATCATCTGCAACATCATCGTGGCGCGGGTCATCCACCGCGTGCCGCTCCAGTTTCTGGTATGCTTTGGCGTCTTCTGTACCGGACTATCGGCGACCTTCTTGGCCCTGTCAGGCCGCGACACCCTCTACTGGACGTTCCCCTTCAACGCAATGTACCTTGTCGTGATTGGCGCCGACTTGTGAGTGTAACCCGCAGACAGAAAGCTCACATGCCAGCCTCGTGCCCACGGGCTCCATCTTCGTCTCACTCATGGCCCTCCCGCAAGAGCAGTCAGTTGCCGGTGCCCTATTCCAGACCCTCCTGCAGCTGGGTGGGTCGTTCGGCCTGACCCTCACCTCGGTCATCGCCACGACCTACTCCAACAAggctcgagcacgcggcgaggatgagatCGACTCCATACTGAAGGGTTTGCAGGCCTCGTTCTGGCTCGCAGCAGGGTTGGCCTTCACTGCGTTTGTCATCGCGGTCATCTTCCTGCGCGGTATCGGTATTGTGTCCGAGATCGCCCAGAGAAAGAACAAGGAGGCagccgagcccgcgccgcagACAGAGAAGGGCGATACCCATGTCTAAGCAGCACACCGTATAGAGTCTAGAATCAATGCATGCATGGTCAAACGTTAGATCACGTCGTCTGCGTGACTGTGCCTCCGGTCACCGGGCTCAATGAACCCCGACTGAACCATGTCGGGCTGTCGTTGGCCATAGGAGAAGTCACAGCGCGTGACCTCTGCGCCAGCCGACAAGCCGAAGCGcgcgtcgccatcctcgacattgaggaggaagaagcaTGCGAAGGACAACAGCTCTGGCAGGACCGTCATCAGGTCGAGACATGACGCATTGTTCGCAAAGCTGGTGACGGTCTTGTCTGGTGCGATAGCCGTGCCGTTTGTCGAGCGCTCATGGTCCACCCACTTGAGGCACGCGATCCAGAGGAAGTAGGACGCAGACGTGGTCAGCGacgtggcgaggaggagcgctAGCCCAGTCGCActcgtccgcgtcgggcAGTAGTctggctcgcgctcgtgtccaGCCTCGCGTGGGTGTTTGACGAAGTGCaccacgaccgccgcgaACAAGAACGTCGCCGCGAAGACAATGTACAGTGCGCcaccggccttggcgagcgaTGTGCCCGTGTCGACCTTGCCGAACCCGCTCGATGGGTCGGTGTTGTGCAGGCCCTGCACGAGCAGCGTGTACCCCGCAATGTTGAGTGCTGTCGCCAGCGGGAAGAGCAGGACGCGCGTTGACGCGACcgcgcggaggaggccggACGCCGGGCCTCGGAGGTGCTCGTACCTGTGCATGTGACTCAGCTGCGGCGCCACCATGTTGCCACCTCGGGCGCCGAACTCACCAGTGGAAGAGGAAGCGAGtcatggcctcggcgacgatcATCCACACGACGTACAGCAGCGCGCTCGAGACCTTGAGTAGCGCGGCCCAGTTGGagccctgctcgccgctgacgtTGTGGATCGGGGCCCGAAGCGCAAACGTTATCATGCGGGCTGGGCGAAGTTAGCATGGCCTCTTGAGTGTCGCGCGACTGGGACGACTCACTGAAAGCAGCGACCACCAGCAGAGCGTACACGCTCCGCCTGGAGCGGTGGTACAGCCTCACGGCGAGACAGATGCCGACGAGTGCATAGATGACGCTGATGACGATGTTGATGCGCTGCCCGCCGTGGTTGTCGTGGCCTGCACGCTGGCCGTCCGCAATGGCGCGCAGCAGGACAGTGTAGCCTGGTGTTGATGTCTCCGTGGGCGATGGCGGAGGTGGGAGCCgcgacgttgccgccgccgccgcggacgaTACTGTGCTAGATATCAGTGATGACATTGAGAGTGAGTGTGGAGCTGAGCGCTCGGCTTGGCTTGTCCCAAGTATATCTGCATACTTGGTGGAGCTCGGCAGACGGAGAGGAGCGGACCCCGCTCATGGAGCAATTTGCGCCAAGAACGTAGAGGCAGGTGGTGCCAAGAGACCGAGGAGGCACCACACCCTTGCTTTGCTcgtgacgtcgtcgtcgcggcgccgccgcagcattACTCAAGCCACATGACACATTGCAGCAGACGTTTTACTACTTGTATTGACTCTATTACACCTTTCCAGCAGCCGCCTGCTCGTCCGCAAGCTGCTTCTTGACGTCCTCGAACCCGGCCGCGACCTGTTGCTCGTCAGCCCTGCACCTGTATCCGTGCCATCAAAACGCACACTGTCTGCAaactcgccgtcggcgaggtagcGCATGCCCACACAAGCCATGGCCGTCATGGCCTTGATGCTCTCGTCGTGCGCACGCGGGGTGACTGCCGCGGCCGTGAACTCGGGGGTGTGGTTGCCACCGGGCGCAGGGATGCCATACATGGGGTGGCAGGCTGCGAGCGTTAGCGACGATCCTCACATCACCCAACCCACCAGGCATGAAGTGCGTGACGTTGCCAAAGTCTGTGCTCGCGCCCATGCTCTCCCCAAGCGCGACCTGCACGGGAATGTGCCACAGCTGGCCCATGACGTGCGCGTACTCGGTGGCCAAGGTCTTCTCATTACGCAGCTCGGTCATCTCGGGGCCAAGCTCAGCAGTGTGCGTGCAGCCCGTGGCCACCGCAGCGCCCTCAAAGCAGTTGAGCATCTTCTCGCGGAtgatgccgaggtcgagggccgtcggcgcgcggatGAGGTAGTTGAGCTCGGTGTGCGCGGGGATCACGTTGGCCGCGCGGCCACCGCCTTCGGTGATAACGCCCTGGATGCGGCTCTCGGGCTTGATCTGCTGCCGCATCACCCCGATGCTCGAGTAGGCCAtcacggcggcgtcgagcgcattAACGCCCTCCCAtggcgcgaggccggcgtgcgcCGGCTTGCCAAAGTACTCGACCTTGATGTGCTGGATGGCGAGGGAGCGGACaaccgcgccgcccgacgcgtcGCCCGGGCCGCGACCGGGGTGGAGCATCATgcacg encodes the following:
- the terG_1 gene encoding Efflux pump terG, coding for MTTSIDKDDAGTRSTASTLAIHDGHDAISEKSKSESSDSPAAELEPSAEASRPESTITEDAAPETALAPPAPPQLPTGRRWALTLIVMFSMAMNGGAQTGLNIALPLIQTELGITEANLQWVASAFSLTNGCFLLISGRVADAYGRKRCFIGGMLWYAVWCLVGSFMHSGPALIVTRAMAGAGASMGIPSGMGIIAGNLHGRQRATAFACFGAGAPIGAGTGMVIGGLLTAYASQTWRALLWIFTGLGVVIASFAFVYVPADKAKGPEHDRRIDWLGAAMITSGLVLLQFTVSDGVSAPRGWREPYVPTLFSVSIILIAAFFVWQWYLKNKTTYPPLLRLALFTRARGRLGAYYFVGFVAWTGFASISYHVNLYYQQVKLTGPLGAVVRFLPVPISGIICNIIVARVIHRVPLQFLVCFGVFCTGLSATFLALSGRDTLYWTFPFNAMYLVVIGADFLVPTGSIFVSLMALPQEQSVAGALFQTLLQLGGSFGLTLTSVIATTYSNKARARGEDEIDSILKGLQASFWLAAGLAFTAFVIAVIFLRGIGIVSEIAQRKNKEAAEPAPQTEKGDTHV
- the PM20D2_0 gene encoding Peptidase M20 domain-containing protein 2 — its product is MPDQPTHSHDCCSHEIPAPGAVAKRDEIFKPEAQETIKNTIEAHRDELVAISQYLNENPELAWKEVKSHAKLTSYLESQGFEVTNIADYPTAFRAAYTHGKGGRVFGLNSEYDALPGIGHACGHNLIAICGVGALLGIREAMKVHNIEGTVVLIGTPAEEGAAGKVKLLEAGAYNDLGACMMLHPGRGPGDASGGAVVRSLAIQHIKVEYFGKPAHAGLAPWEGVNALDAAVMAYSSIGVMRQQIKPESRIQGVITEGGGRAANVIPAHTELNYLIRAPTALDLGIIREKMLNCFEGAAVATGCTHTAELGPEMTELRNEKTLATEYAHVMGQLWHIPVQVALGESMGASTDFGNVTHFMPACHPMYGIPAPGGNHTPEFTAAAVTPRAHDESIKAMTAMACVGMRYLADGEFADSVAAGFEDVKKQLADEQAAAGKV